In a single window of the Natranaerobius trueperi genome:
- a CDS encoding glycine betaine ABC transporter substrate-binding protein encodes MKKIIMIVCVILLLSLIGACTFSKPIETEKTKDKLDEKERFDNKIVGIDTGAGVMMVTNNALDVYDLDYELVGGSDTVMTTELQSAIDNEEWIVATGWTPHWKFNEWDLKFLEDPKNIYGESENIHALTRLGLEEDNPDIYRFLSDFYLENDQLSTIMTKIADGEDEYESVKTWMENNKDVVEEWVPEDVDGNKERIEIAYVNWDCSVASTHLVGAILEQELNYEVVLTKAEVGLIYKDIANDKQDAFISAWLPVTQQEYYDKHKENLDDLGPIFEEAKIGLVVPEYVEIDSITEL; translated from the coding sequence ATGAAAAAAATTATTATGATAGTTTGTGTTATTTTATTATTAAGTTTAATAGGGGCTTGTACGTTTAGTAAACCTATAGAAACTGAAAAGACAAAAGACAAATTGGATGAAAAAGAAAGGTTTGATAACAAAATTGTTGGTATCGATACAGGAGCAGGAGTTATGATGGTTACAAACAATGCTTTAGATGTTTATGATTTGGATTATGAATTAGTAGGAGGAAGTGACACTGTTATGACAACAGAACTTCAAAGCGCTATTGATAATGAAGAATGGATTGTAGCAACAGGATGGACACCTCATTGGAAATTTAATGAGTGGGATCTTAAATTTCTAGAAGATCCAAAAAATATCTATGGAGAATCAGAAAATATTCATGCTCTGACCCGTTTGGGTTTAGAAGAAGATAATCCTGATATATATAGATTTTTAAGTGATTTTTATTTAGAAAATGATCAATTAAGTACCATTATGACTAAAATTGCTGATGGAGAAGATGAATATGAATCTGTTAAAACTTGGATGGAAAATAACAAAGATGTGGTAGAAGAATGGGTCCCAGAGGATGTAGATGGTAATAAAGAAAGAATTGAAATAGCCTATGTAAACTGGGACTGTTCAGTTGCATCAACTCATTTAGTAGGGGCAATTTTAGAACAAGAGTTAAATTATGAGGTAGTACTTACTAAAGCAGAAGTTGGCCTAATATATAAAGATATAGCTAATGATAAACAAGATGCATTTATATCTGCTTGGTTACCTGTCACTCAACAAGAGTATTATGATAAACATAAAGAAAACTTAGATGATTTAGGCCCTATCTTTGAAGAGGCTAAGATTGGTCTTGTAGTACCTGAATATGTAGAAATTGATAGTATTACGGAGTTATAG
- a CDS encoding EAL domain-containing protein — MPKLKFYNSISNRFAIYFVIILIFGTSIIGFFTYKYMTNTLTGEVEMVVSQKADDVSQLIREKLNVYIYELEYLVDRDDINSMDWTKQQEVLSDHIEDSKYTGIAVVDRAGRARFINMDSVYVEDKSYINKALGGKTNFSDIIVSRVTNELVIMVASPIKHDGEIKGALVGRIGAHEVSELIENIQFGDEGYAYIVNTEGTIMAHKDKEFINSSINEIGRSDFENIDTTMEDEEQDISGYIDEGEKMYAGYSPIKDTNWLVGVSGARDELLDNLFEFQRMLGIIALLVILTGLMIAVYFGRKIAEPIELITVQAKSISEGDFSNSISNDLLKRKDELGFLGLSFKSMKENLIDMQGELEHMAYHDYMTGLPNRLAFKESFDGAIKNNQENNYFVLMLDLDNFKLINDTMGHLFGDRVIKKIANKLDNITTDDCTVYRMGGDEFILWSNCKKDKQAQDLAKNIVDSFNDSIQIDESNVPISFSIGIAFFPKDGRSIDELLTKADIALYQSKKNGNSDYNCYQDDMADDPTRKMKIEKELKTALDNKEFTLKYHPQYNTKTGKIWGFEALIRWKNPELGSVPPDEFIEVAEKNHFIIPIGEWVLDNAMRFLQDLYEQGYKGYSISVNISVIQLLQDDFVDTVINTVDKYNMPYPCLELEITETLMIKSFNLVDDKLNYLMEKGIKVALDDFGTGYSSLTYLRTLPFTTLKIDKGFVGDLTEKSVQGDLIASIIKIGNQVNSEVVAEGVETKEQLDNLRRNDCDRLQGYYFSKPLTKEEIVHFLLSEQKQQTT; from the coding sequence ATGCCAAAGCTCAAATTCTATAATAGCATTAGTAATAGGTTTGCTATCTATTTTGTAATTATTCTTATTTTTGGCACTAGTATTATCGGTTTTTTTACATATAAATATATGACTAATACATTAACTGGCGAAGTTGAGATGGTTGTATCACAAAAAGCTGATGATGTATCGCAACTTATTAGAGAAAAACTCAATGTATATATATATGAACTTGAATATCTTGTTGATCGAGATGATATTAATAGCATGGACTGGACCAAACAGCAAGAAGTTTTATCAGATCATATTGAAGATTCTAAATATACTGGTATTGCTGTAGTGGATAGAGCTGGACGAGCTAGGTTTATTAATATGGATTCTGTCTATGTAGAAGATAAAAGTTATATTAATAAAGCTTTAGGAGGTAAAACCAATTTTTCGGATATTATTGTTAGTAGGGTAACAAATGAATTAGTGATTATGGTGGCATCTCCTATTAAACATGATGGAGAAATTAAAGGTGCTCTTGTTGGTAGAATTGGGGCTCATGAAGTAAGTGAATTAATAGAAAACATACAATTTGGAGATGAAGGATATGCATATATAGTAAATACTGAAGGAACTATTATGGCTCATAAGGATAAAGAATTTATTAATAGTTCAATTAACGAAATAGGTAGAAGTGATTTTGAAAATATTGATACTACTATGGAAGATGAAGAACAAGATATTAGTGGCTATATCGATGAAGGTGAAAAAATGTATGCTGGTTACTCACCTATTAAAGATACTAACTGGTTAGTAGGGGTATCAGGAGCACGTGATGAACTTTTAGACAACCTGTTTGAGTTTCAAAGAATGTTAGGGATTATTGCTCTGTTAGTAATATTAACAGGACTTATGATCGCAGTTTACTTTGGAAGAAAAATAGCAGAACCTATAGAATTAATTACAGTACAAGCTAAGTCAATATCAGAAGGTGACTTTTCTAATAGTATTTCAAATGATTTATTAAAAAGAAAAGATGAATTAGGTTTTCTGGGATTGTCATTTAAAAGTATGAAAGAAAATTTGATTGATATGCAAGGTGAACTAGAACACATGGCATATCACGATTATATGACAGGTTTACCTAATAGACTTGCCTTTAAAGAAAGTTTTGATGGAGCCATTAAAAATAACCAGGAAAACAATTACTTTGTATTGATGCTAGATCTAGATAACTTCAAGCTTATAAATGATACAATGGGACATTTATTTGGTGATAGAGTAATAAAAAAGATAGCAAACAAGCTAGATAACATAACTACTGATGATTGTACTGTATATAGAATGGGTGGTGACGAATTTATATTATGGTCTAATTGTAAAAAGGACAAGCAAGCACAAGACTTAGCAAAGAATATTGTAGACTCATTTAATGACTCTATTCAAATAGATGAAAGCAATGTACCGATATCTTTTAGTATAGGAATTGCCTTCTTCCCAAAAGATGGCAGATCTATAGACGAATTATTAACTAAAGCAGATATAGCTTTGTATCAATCTAAAAAGAATGGTAACTCTGACTATAACTGTTATCAAGATGATATGGCTGATGATCCGACTAGAAAAATGAAAATTGAAAAAGAGCTCAAGACTGCTTTAGATAATAAAGAATTTACACTAAAATATCACCCTCAATATAATACAAAAACTGGTAAGATTTGGGGATTCGAAGCTTTAATTAGGTGGAAAAACCCTGAATTAGGTAGTGTGCCACCAGATGAATTTATTGAGGTAGCAGAAAAAAATCATTTTATTATACCCATAGGGGAATGGGTGTTAGATAATGCAATGAGATTTTTACAAGACTTATATGAACAAGGATATAAAGGTTATTCAATTTCCGTTAACATATCTGTTATTCAATTATTACAAGATGATTTTGTTGATACGGTTATAAATACAGTTGATAAATACAACATGCCATACCCTTGTCTTGAGCTAGAAATCACAGAAACTTTGATGATCAAATCCTTTAATTTAGTTGATGATAAACTAAATTATTTGATGGAAAAAGGTATCAAAGTAGCTTTAGATGACTTCGGAACAGGTTATTCTTCTTTAACATATCTAAGGACCTTACCTTTTACCACATTGAAAATCGATAAAGGGTTTGTTGGTGATTTAACTGAAAAATCTGTACAAGGTGATTTGATTGCCTCAATTATAAAAATTGGTAATCAAGTAAATTCAGAGGTGGTTGCAGAAGGGGTGGAAACAAAAGAACAGTTAGATAACTTAAGAAGAAATGATTGTGATCGACTTCAGGGATATTATTTTTCAAAACCCCTTACAAAAGAAGAAATTGTCCACTTTTTATTAAGTGAACAGAAACAACAAACTACATAG
- a CDS encoding helix-turn-helix transcriptional regulator, with amino-acid sequence MKLDRLVRLMSIAEKIRREPGIVYDDLAKELEVSQRTIRRDINILEQAGLPVQNYQGLRFMSDVELPRVQFDPNEVTFLLLMTNFLSHYGIDSNIPESLLKKLRKHLPEKMIDKYQTLQRSVLIHPHDNEQDGREIVKRLKEIIELKNRVQIYYQSNSSKNESWRLVDPYGVFFKKRSWYMVGYCYKNGSIRMFKCSRVKEIKSLQDKYEIPKEFDLEDFLSDSFELMKGEPTKIKIRFKKEVASIIEETVFYKGEKKTKYNEDIIYELTVANWREVYSWVLSFGRKAEILEPKWMREQIISELKDMEILYSSIN; translated from the coding sequence ATGAAACTAGATAGGTTAGTAAGGTTAATGTCTATAGCTGAAAAAATCAGACGAGAACCAGGGATAGTCTATGATGATTTAGCTAAAGAACTTGAGGTGTCACAGCGCACAATTAGAAGAGATATTAATATATTAGAACAAGCTGGGTTACCTGTACAGAATTATCAGGGCCTTAGGTTTATGAGTGATGTAGAGCTACCAAGGGTACAATTTGATCCAAATGAAGTAACTTTTTTACTTTTAATGACTAATTTTTTATCACATTATGGGATAGATAGCAATATTCCTGAGAGCTTATTAAAGAAGTTAAGAAAACATTTACCTGAAAAGATGATTGATAAATATCAAACACTACAAAGAAGTGTTTTAATACATCCTCATGATAACGAACAGGATGGTAGAGAGATTGTAAAAAGACTTAAAGAGATTATTGAATTAAAAAATAGAGTACAGATTTATTATCAATCTAATTCTTCTAAAAATGAAAGTTGGAGATTAGTAGACCCTTATGGTGTGTTTTTTAAGAAAAGATCATGGTATATGGTGGGATATTGTTATAAAAATGGTTCTATCAGGATGTTTAAATGTAGTCGAGTTAAAGAGATTAAATCTCTTCAAGATAAATATGAGATTCCAAAGGAGTTTGATTTAGAAGATTTTTTATCAGACAGTTTTGAGCTTATGAAAGGTGAACCTACGAAAATCAAAATTAGATTTAAAAAAGAAGTGGCTTCAATAATCGAAGAAACCGTTTTTTATAAAGGTGAAAAAAAGACCAAATATAATGAAGATATTATATATGAACTGACTGTGGCTAACTGGAGAGAAGTTTATTCTTGGGTACTTTCTTTTGGGAGAAAAGCAGAAATTTTAGAACCAAAATGGATGAGAGAACAGATAATATCAGAACTAAAGGATATGGAAATATTATATAGTTCTATAAATTAG
- a CDS encoding DUF4352 domain-containing protein gives MLKQVVTVLVICLFLVLAIGSGEEETPEAVDEKETETEEINTDEKEQKEEVFTIGDTVEMGELQFTVNSARFDTGDEYFSPDEGERWLVINCTIENLSSESTSISSMMMFDLVDEEHYSNDLSLGADTDGQLDGELGANRTMRGEIAFSVSKEHSEWEFIFEPQLFGFGQAIYEIKEEELD, from the coding sequence ATGTTAAAACAAGTAGTGACAGTGTTAGTAATTTGTTTGTTTTTAGTATTGGCAATTGGAAGTGGGGAAGAAGAAACTCCAGAGGCAGTGGATGAAAAAGAAACTGAAACAGAAGAGATAAACACAGATGAAAAAGAACAAAAAGAAGAGGTATTTACTATTGGTGATACAGTTGAAATGGGAGAATTACAGTTTACTGTAAATAGTGCTCGGTTTGATACTGGGGATGAATATTTTAGTCCTGATGAAGGTGAAAGATGGTTGGTTATTAATTGTACTATTGAAAACCTATCAAGTGAATCTACTTCAATTTCAAGTATGATGATGTTTGATCTCGTAGATGAAGAGCATTATTCAAATGATCTTTCTTTGGGAGCTGATACTGACGGCCAGTTAGATGGTGAGCTAGGTGCTAATAGAACAATGAGAGGTGAAATTGCTTTTAGTGTTTCTAAAGAGCACAGTGAATGGGAATTTATATTTGAACCACAATTGTTTGGATTTGGTCAGGCAATATATGAAATTAAAGAGGAAGAGCTAGATTAA
- a CDS encoding glycine betaine ABC transporter substrate-binding protein, protein MKLLTGCLVMILMVSPLVSTGHAENDLSLYINDQEITADMYIENGRTQLDGKVVTDLLGLETKGYVPLREVFEDNNATVYFESSTNTIYVSKKEELSAEDIVVKAEEFMEKQNTYRMTGEGEMNLDFDLPEQAPEETSSEQNMTFNMKADVRHDPFSVFVVQEMDVPMHDLSDEVEGSKLFMTDEKMYQKFEEDTWIVSELDELGIDGMQHLMNLDPASSLELSKDYGVDYSLNEQVVIDEEDYYLVNISLDQDGFKKLLKDLYDMDDMLDLYEDEEVTKSMKEVFDSLDITMDYDMYVNKETFETTKIESKIDYNIEELSMSLTQTADIYDYGVELDFVDIENTITFEELHEKQMEQFEEEFEKPEETTKEKPEELQGTVAEKFNFEIIGIDAGAGIMHITSKAKDSYESLEYFDSMHASQNAMEAELQASIENEEWVVATGWTPHWKFSKWDLEFLEDPEGVYGEGEDIKAVVREELEKDMEDVHEFIDEFYMTDEELGEVMNLIDYKAMDEEKAREKWVKENDEIVKDWVPEDFDGEGKEVQLGYMNWQCSIAQAHTVKEVLQSYNYEVELIEASPALILTDMADSGIDVFVSAWETTHETYLDKFEDDIEVLGPVYEDARIGLVVPSYVDVESITELNE, encoded by the coding sequence ATGAAACTATTAACTGGTTGTTTGGTGATGATACTTATGGTATCACCATTAGTTTCTACAGGTCATGCAGAAAATGATCTATCTTTATATATAAATGATCAAGAAATTACAGCTGATATGTACATCGAAAATGGTCGTACACAACTAGATGGAAAAGTTGTAACAGATCTTTTAGGTTTAGAAACAAAAGGTTATGTACCATTACGTGAGGTTTTTGAAGATAACAATGCTACTGTTTACTTTGAAAGTAGTACTAATACAATCTATGTATCTAAAAAAGAAGAGCTCTCAGCTGAGGATATTGTAGTAAAAGCAGAAGAATTTATGGAAAAACAAAATACCTATCGAATGACTGGTGAAGGTGAAATGAACCTAGATTTTGATCTGCCAGAACAAGCACCAGAAGAGACTTCGAGTGAACAAAATATGACATTTAATATGAAGGCAGATGTAAGACATGATCCTTTTTCAGTGTTTGTTGTGCAAGAAATGGATGTACCAATGCATGATCTTTCAGATGAAGTAGAAGGTTCTAAGTTATTTATGACAGATGAAAAAATGTATCAAAAATTTGAAGAAGATACTTGGATAGTAAGTGAACTAGATGAGTTAGGTATAGATGGAATGCAACATCTTATGAATTTAGATCCTGCTTCTTCACTAGAGCTTTCTAAGGATTATGGTGTAGATTATAGTTTAAATGAACAAGTTGTAATTGATGAAGAGGATTATTATCTAGTTAATATTTCATTAGACCAAGATGGCTTTAAAAAACTTTTGAAAGATCTTTATGATATGGATGATATGTTGGATCTATATGAAGATGAAGAAGTTACAAAATCTATGAAAGAAGTATTTGATAGTTTAGATATTACTATGGACTATGATATGTATGTAAATAAAGAAACTTTTGAGACCACTAAAATTGAATCAAAAATAGACTATAATATAGAAGAACTGAGTATGTCACTAACACAAACAGCAGATATTTACGATTACGGAGTTGAGTTAGATTTTGTGGACATAGAAAATACAATAACTTTTGAAGAACTTCATGAAAAACAAATGGAACAATTTGAAGAAGAATTCGAAAAACCAGAAGAGACTACAAAAGAAAAACCTGAAGAATTACAAGGGACAGTTGCTGAAAAGTTTAACTTTGAAATAATTGGGATAGATGCAGGTGCAGGAATTATGCATATCACTTCAAAGGCTAAAGACAGCTATGAGAGTCTTGAGTATTTTGATTCAATGCATGCGTCACAGAATGCTATGGAAGCTGAGTTACAAGCATCAATTGAAAACGAAGAATGGGTAGTTGCAACAGGATGGACCCCTCACTGGAAATTTTCTAAATGGGATCTTGAATTCTTAGAAGACCCTGAAGGGGTATATGGAGAAGGTGAAGATATAAAAGCTGTAGTAAGAGAAGAGTTAGAAAAAGATATGGAAGATGTACATGAGTTTATCGATGAGTTTTATATGACTGATGAAGAATTAGGTGAAGTTATGAACCTTATTGATTATAAGGCCATGGATGAAGAAAAAGCTCGAGAAAAATGGGTAAAAGAAAATGACGAAATTGTAAAAGATTGGGTACCTGAGGACTTTGACGGTGAGGGTAAAGAAGTGCAACTGGGTTATATGAACTGGCAATGTTCAATTGCCCAGGCACATACAGTAAAGGAAGTATTACAAAGTTATAACTATGAGGTTGAACTTATTGAAGCATCACCAGCACTAATCTTAACAGATATGGCTGATAGTGGTATTGATGTTTTTGTTTCAGCTTGGGAAACTACTCATGAAACTTATTTAGATAAATTTGAGGATGATATTGAAGTTCTAGGGCCAGTCTATGAAGATGCTAGAATAGGGTTAGTAGTTCCGAGTTATGTAGATGTTGAAAGTATTACAGAATTAAATGAATAG
- a CDS encoding ornithine cyclodeaminase family protein, with product MLVLSKSDVRKSITMKEAMDELENTFVQYSMGDTKTPLRIHLELDQVNGVGLFMPSWLEANKIMGTKSLSVYSDNPSKERPAIQGTMQLFDGITGEVLTVMEASYLTKLRTGASSGVATRYLAPKQSKTAAILGTGGQARCQLMAILTAMPSIENVKLYNRTKEKADKFKADMEKEFSGINFYIENSPRKAVENAQIITTCTNSKDPVIDKRDLDQKVHINAVGAFKPEMQEISEDIITSADKLIADNKEGAIEESGDLKIPLKNGLESNRVKEIGEVISRQIPSREDKDDITVYESVGMGCLDVAVAGVAYKKALETRTGQKIDIMD from the coding sequence ATGTTAGTTTTATCTAAATCGGATGTGAGAAAAAGTATAACGATGAAAGAAGCTATGGATGAGTTAGAAAATACGTTTGTTCAATATTCAATGGGAGATACCAAGACTCCTTTGAGGATTCATTTAGAATTAGATCAGGTAAATGGTGTAGGACTATTTATGCCTAGTTGGTTAGAAGCAAATAAAATTATGGGGACTAAATCCCTATCAGTTTATTCTGATAACCCTAGTAAAGAAAGACCAGCTATTCAAGGGACAATGCAGTTATTTGATGGTATAACAGGAGAAGTGCTTACGGTAATGGAAGCTTCATATTTGACTAAGTTAAGAACGGGAGCTTCTAGTGGGGTCGCTACAAGATATTTAGCACCGAAACAGTCAAAAACTGCTGCTATTTTAGGTACTGGTGGGCAGGCAAGATGTCAGCTTATGGCTATTTTAACTGCTATGCCTTCTATAGAAAATGTAAAGCTCTATAATAGAACAAAAGAGAAAGCAGACAAATTCAAAGCTGATATGGAAAAAGAGTTTTCAGGTATTAATTTTTATATCGAAAATTCTCCTAGAAAAGCAGTCGAAAATGCACAAATAATTACAACATGCACTAATTCTAAAGATCCGGTAATAGATAAAAGAGATCTTGATCAGAAAGTACATATAAACGCTGTAGGTGCTTTTAAACCTGAAATGCAAGAAATATCTGAAGATATTATTACAAGTGCTGATAAATTAATAGCTGATAACAAAGAAGGGGCGATAGAAGAAAGTGGTGATCTAAAGATTCCATTAAAAAATGGTCTAGAAAGTAATAGGGTAAAAGAAATTGGTGAAGTGATATCTAGACAAATCCCTAGTAGAGAGGATAAAGATGATATTACAGTATATGAAAGTGTGGGTATGGGGTGTTTAGATGTAGCTGTTGCAGGTGTAGCATATAAGAAAGCGTTAGAGACAAGAACAGGACAGAAGATAGATATAATGGATTAA
- the nhaC gene encoding Na+/H+ antiporter NhaC gives MEEHRGRSPSFLEAVIALSLIIIVIVGAIRVELVLETPLVLGALVAALFALYLGYSWDQIQEGMVDGIKNGLIACLILMIVGMVVGTWILGGTIQTLIYYGLQMLSPSIFLPITFILCALTSLFIGSSFGTIATMGLVLQGVGGGLGVPVGMTVGAIASGAIFGDKLSPLSDSTNLTSAMTGTNLFDHIKSMLWVTAPATVISLILYIILGINQSGKAVDLEEVNMMLGTLQDNFNISFLTLIPPVLVLILSIKKVSAIPTLMISFLAGSLFAVITQDASLNSIINVSANGYVANTGVEYVDELLTHGGINMMMGTVAMILAGTAMGGILERCGVLRVLLNSLLQYVKTPKGLILSTLASSYIMLLASAEMMVSIIVPGRTFQPAYKDMNIHLSVLSRTLESAATLGCIVLPWGVVAVYVQGVLNVGFEFIPYTFISFLAPIIVIIYALTNTAQWENEESE, from the coding sequence ATGGAAGAACATCGTGGACGGTCACCGTCTTTTTTAGAAGCAGTTATTGCTCTATCATTAATTATTATAGTGATTGTTGGAGCAATTAGAGTTGAATTAGTACTTGAGACACCATTAGTTTTGGGTGCATTAGTAGCAGCTTTATTTGCACTATATCTAGGTTATTCTTGGGACCAAATCCAAGAGGGAATGGTAGATGGTATAAAAAATGGACTAATAGCTTGTTTGATACTAATGATAGTTGGAATGGTAGTTGGTACCTGGATTCTAGGTGGTACTATTCAAACGCTAATATACTATGGATTACAAATGTTATCACCATCAATTTTTTTACCGATAACTTTTATTTTGTGTGCTTTAACCTCATTATTTATTGGAAGTTCTTTTGGAACAATCGCAACTATGGGACTCGTTCTTCAAGGAGTAGGAGGCGGCCTTGGTGTTCCTGTAGGAATGACAGTAGGGGCTATTGCCTCTGGAGCAATTTTCGGGGATAAGTTGAGTCCTTTGTCAGATTCAACTAATTTAACATCAGCAATGACAGGAACTAATTTATTTGATCATATCAAATCTATGTTATGGGTTACAGCTCCTGCAACAGTGATTTCACTTATACTTTATATAATTCTCGGAATTAATCAAAGTGGAAAAGCAGTTGATTTAGAAGAGGTAAACATGATGTTAGGTACCCTACAAGATAACTTTAACATATCTTTTCTAACACTGATTCCACCTGTTTTAGTACTTATTTTATCTATTAAGAAGGTATCAGCAATACCTACATTAATGATTAGTTTTCTTGCAGGTTCTTTATTTGCAGTTATTACACAGGATGCAAGTTTAAATTCAATAATAAATGTATCAGCAAATGGATATGTTGCAAATACGGGTGTCGAATACGTAGATGAATTATTAACACATGGTGGAATTAATATGATGATGGGTACAGTTGCTATGATTTTAGCTGGAACTGCAATGGGTGGAATTTTAGAACGTTGTGGTGTGCTTAGAGTACTGTTAAATAGTCTCTTACAGTATGTGAAAACTCCTAAAGGATTGATATTATCTACCCTTGCCTCTTCATATATCATGCTTTTAGCATCAGCGGAGATGATGGTATCTATAATAGTACCTGGTAGAACTTTTCAACCAGCTTATAAGGATATGAACATTCACTTAAGTGTATTATCTAGAACATTAGAAAGTGCAGCTACTTTGGGTTGTATAGTTCTTCCGTGGGGTGTTGTGGCAGTTTACGTACAAGGGGTATTGAATGTAGGGTTTGAATTTATACCATATACTTTTATAAGTTTTCTAGCACCTATAATAGTGATCATTTATGCATTAACTAATACTGCTCAGTGGGAAAATGAAGAAAGCGAGTAG
- a CDS encoding PTS sugar transporter subunit IIC produces MIVYHLAESSQVLSIIPGYVMSLAIPYIEKSFPKGTELIIGAVVFAPASRLIGVISTPIVDTTLLNIGDTILLASQQAPIVMGFLLGGIIKMICLLDLVQWILQLC; encoded by the coding sequence GTGATAGTATACCATCTTGCAGAGTCTAGTCAGGTTTTAAGTATCATACCAGGCTATGTCATGTCATTAGCTATACCTTATATAGAAAAAAGCTTCCCAAAGGGCACTGAATTAATTATAGGAGCAGTAGTATTCGCACCAGCTTCTAGATTAATAGGAGTAATTAGTACACCTATTGTAGACACAACTCTTTTAAACATCGGAGATACAATATTATTAGCATCTCAACAAGCACCTATAGTTATGGGATTTTTACTTGGAGGCATAATAAAGATGATTTGTCTTCTCGACTTAGTTCAATGGATCTTACAGCTATGTTAG
- a CDS encoding tripartite tricarboxylate transporter TctB family protein gives MSKINNNDTKLFFKKFLAVHLKELIIGIVGVIAGLFLWFIFIPETVVIRGEVHQFYRNPQFIPRFWTVFILFSSVMVIVETLFSNSSLKKQSNVKSDIFSFLKELQLVLLLLLVMVYFVYFVPIIGFISTVSTGLIASLICFGFYKIKQIILLGTVAPIIMYLFFIKLLGVSF, from the coding sequence ATGAGCAAGATAAATAACAATGATACTAAATTGTTTTTCAAGAAATTTTTAGCTGTCCATTTAAAAGAACTTATCATTGGCATAGTAGGAGTAATAGCTGGATTATTCCTATGGTTTATATTTATACCGGAAACTGTAGTGATAAGGGGGGAAGTTCATCAATTTTATAGAAACCCACAATTTATACCTAGATTTTGGACAGTATTTATTCTGTTTAGTTCAGTAATGGTGATAGTTGAAACACTATTCTCAAATTCTTCACTAAAAAAACAAAGCAATGTCAAAAGTGATATTTTTAGTTTTTTAAAGGAATTACAGCTAGTATTATTATTGTTGTTAGTTATGGTTTATTTTGTTTACTTTGTTCCTATAATAGGCTTTATATCCACAGTCTCAACTGGCTTGATAGCTTCACTTATTTGTTTTGGTTTTTATAAAATCAAACAAATTATCTTATTGGGAACGGTAGCCCCTATAATTATGTATTTATTTTTTATAAAACTTTTAGGGGTGTCTTTCTAG